One window of the Euzebya sp. genome contains the following:
- a CDS encoding type II toxin-antitoxin system RelE/ParE family toxin: MGDRRRVVLRQRARRDVEAAIDWYRDDPGQATALRFVDAVEAALAHVGLHPGSGSPRYSVELQIPGLRCWQLASFPYLIFYVERDDHVDVWRVLHAHRDVPAWMRDPDDETSQS; the protein is encoded by the coding sequence ATGGGTGACCGCCGCCGCGTCGTCCTGCGTCAGCGTGCACGCCGCGACGTCGAGGCGGCCATCGACTGGTACCGAGACGACCCCGGCCAGGCCACGGCCCTGCGGTTCGTGGACGCCGTCGAGGCGGCGCTGGCGCACGTCGGGCTGCACCCGGGGTCTGGGTCGCCGCGCTACTCCGTGGAGCTCCAGATCCCGGGGTTGCGGTGTTGGCAGCTCGCGAGCTTCCCGTACCTGATCTTCTACGTCGAACGCGACGACCACGTGGATGTGTGGCGCGTGCTGCACGCCCACCGCGACGTCCCAGCATGGATGCGCGACCCCGACGATGAGACATCTCAGAGCTGA
- a CDS encoding type II toxin-antitoxin system ParD family antitoxin, which translates to MATMNISLPEPLKAFVDEQVARGVYGSTSEYVRELIRRDHERSRLRDLLLAGAASPADVDADDAFVSALRDRARQAADG; encoded by the coding sequence GTGGCCACGATGAACATCTCGCTACCTGAACCGCTCAAGGCGTTCGTCGACGAGCAGGTCGCCCGTGGCGTGTACGGCTCCACGAGTGAGTACGTGCGCGAGCTGATCCGCCGCGACCACGAGCGATCCCGCCTGCGCGACCTACTGCTCGCGGGGGCTGCGTCGCCCGCCGACGTGGATGCCGATGACGCCTTCGTCTCGGCGTTGAGGGACCGCGCCCGCCAGGCGGCGGATGGGTGA
- a CDS encoding SIS domain-containing protein → MVEQPSRVAECLGHLAGRLTGIHAGLADAPALLLLGRGSSRSASSYGSIAFQHLAGRPALVASPADVAWGRSLPLDTVTAIAVSQSGESTEMIAAAERVRDQGGRLFVVTNTPSSTLGGLVTEDRLINCHAGQERAIPATKTFSTAMACLYAMAIAHDAATVRHAAAALPVAIENVLRARTVPTLPTDIDAVVVVGEGYAAPTAEEAAIKFREILSMPATALEASEFLHGSITSAGPRVAVIAIAADDVGSHLAAQVLRGAASRGAPTISIGPSTTEAAQAHVVPELRAEWMPFVIVPAIQRIAVEAALIRGWDADTPPDLSKITKTAVPTTDVEE, encoded by the coding sequence ATGGTCGAGCAGCCGTCACGCGTCGCCGAATGCCTGGGCCATCTCGCCGGCCGACTGACCGGCATCCACGCTGGCCTGGCCGATGCGCCGGCGCTGCTCCTCCTGGGACGAGGCTCCTCGCGCTCCGCGAGTTCCTACGGGTCCATCGCCTTCCAGCATCTCGCTGGCCGGCCCGCGCTGGTCGCGTCACCCGCAGACGTCGCGTGGGGTCGCTCGCTGCCGCTCGACACCGTCACGGCCATCGCGGTCTCCCAGTCAGGCGAGAGCACCGAGATGATCGCCGCTGCCGAACGCGTACGTGACCAGGGCGGCCGCCTCTTCGTCGTCACGAACACGCCCTCTTCCACGCTCGGCGGACTGGTCACCGAGGACCGTCTCATCAACTGCCACGCCGGGCAGGAGCGTGCCATCCCCGCGACCAAAACGTTCTCGACTGCCATGGCCTGCCTGTACGCGATGGCCATCGCCCACGACGCAGCGACGGTGCGCCACGCCGCCGCCGCACTTCCCGTCGCCATCGAAAACGTCCTGCGCGCACGCACAGTACCGACGCTGCCCACCGACATCGATGCGGTCGTCGTCGTCGGCGAGGGCTACGCGGCCCCAACCGCCGAGGAAGCCGCCATCAAGTTCCGTGAGATCCTCAGCATGCCGGCCACGGCGCTCGAGGCGAGCGAGTTCCTCCACGGCAGCATCACGAGTGCCGGACCGCGAGTTGCGGTGATCGCCATCGCCGCCGATGACGTGGGCTCCCACCTCGCAGCCCAGGTCCTGCGAGGGGCCGCCTCGCGCGGCGCACCCACCATCTCGATCGGGCCCTCAACCACAGAGGCCGCCCAGGCACATGTCGTCCCAGAGCTTCGAGCCGAGTGGATGCCGTTCGTCATCGTCCCCGCCATCCAACGCATTGCGGTGGAAGCGGCCCTGATCCGGGGCTGGGATGCCGACACACCGCCTGACCTCTCCAAGATCACCAAGACTGCCGTCCCCACCACAGACGTCGAGGAATGA
- a CDS encoding NAD(P)-dependent oxidoreductase produces the protein MKVLVTPRSMLPGTPAVQRLVAAGLDVVHGPEGRQPTPEELVEILPGCQGWIAGVEQVPAAVIDAAESLRVISRNGAGADAIDHVAAAAAGVTIRTTPGANAQGVAELTVLLALAALRHLVPSSTALKDGGWVRPKGLELSERTVGLVGFGAIGRRVASILHGFGTTVVATDPAMDGASSDGIEVLSLPQLLGTSDVVSLHLPAIPGGPVIGAQELDQMVLGAVLINTSRAQLVDRAAVLDALESGRLAAYAVDAFEVEPPPVDDLLRHPNVIATPHIGAATVESASRAADVAVENLLEELGIF, from the coding sequence ATGAAGGTCCTCGTCACCCCACGGTCGATGCTGCCCGGCACACCGGCAGTGCAGCGCCTGGTCGCCGCCGGGCTCGACGTCGTCCACGGTCCCGAAGGACGTCAGCCCACCCCGGAGGAGCTGGTCGAGATCCTGCCGGGATGCCAAGGGTGGATCGCCGGGGTCGAACAGGTGCCCGCCGCCGTGATCGACGCCGCCGAGTCGCTGCGCGTCATCAGCCGCAACGGCGCCGGCGCGGATGCCATCGACCATGTGGCTGCGGCGGCTGCGGGCGTGACGATCCGCACAACCCCCGGTGCGAACGCCCAAGGCGTCGCCGAGCTGACGGTGCTGCTGGCCCTCGCGGCCCTTCGCCATCTCGTCCCGTCCAGCACCGCGCTCAAGGACGGTGGGTGGGTGAGACCGAAGGGCTTGGAACTCTCGGAGCGGACTGTCGGCCTCGTGGGTTTCGGAGCCATCGGTCGGCGGGTCGCAAGCATCCTCCATGGGTTCGGGACCACCGTGGTCGCCACCGATCCGGCCATGGACGGGGCTTCGTCCGATGGCATCGAGGTGCTGTCGCTGCCGCAGCTCCTGGGCACCAGCGATGTCGTCTCCCTCCACCTCCCCGCGATCCCGGGCGGGCCCGTCATCGGAGCTCAGGAACTCGATCAGATGGTCCTCGGCGCGGTCTTGATCAACACGTCCAGGGCACAGCTCGTCGACAGGGCAGCCGTCCTCGATGCCCTCGAGTCCGGCCGCCTGGCCGCATACGCCGTCGACGCATTCGAAGTCGAACCCCCGCCGGTGGACGATCTCCTCCGACACCCCAACGTCATCGCCACACCACACATCGGCGCCGCGACCGTCGAGAGCGCATCCCGCGCCGCCGACGTGGCGGTGGAGAACCTCCTCGAGGAGCTCGGGATCTTCTAG
- a CDS encoding bifunctional 4-hydroxy-2-oxoglutarate aldolase/2-dehydro-3-deoxy-phosphogluconate aldolase, whose product MTRPAEILTGAGIVPVVDIRDPETAPDLARALAAGGCQAIEITLRTDAAVDAIRRVVAADTGLLVGAGTVLTPAAARDVAEAGATFSVAPGYDPEVADASLSAGVPHVPGVATATEVQRCLRAGFTMLKVFPAATVGGPRGVKSLIAPFARQHITVMPTGGIDEDNVAAYLALPMVTCVGGSWLTPTHLVDEHRWDAITDLATQAFKALP is encoded by the coding sequence GTGACCCGCCCGGCCGAGATCCTCACTGGAGCGGGCATCGTCCCCGTCGTCGACATCCGCGACCCAGAGACCGCACCCGATCTGGCGAGAGCCCTGGCTGCCGGGGGGTGCCAGGCCATCGAGATCACCCTGCGCACCGACGCCGCCGTGGATGCCATCCGCCGGGTCGTCGCCGCGGACACCGGCTTGCTGGTGGGTGCCGGCACCGTCCTCACCCCTGCGGCAGCGCGAGACGTAGCAGAAGCAGGGGCCACCTTCAGCGTCGCGCCCGGCTACGACCCGGAGGTGGCTGACGCCTCGCTGTCCGCCGGCGTCCCGCACGTGCCCGGCGTCGCCACCGCCACGGAGGTGCAGCGATGCCTCCGAGCGGGCTTCACGATGCTCAAGGTCTTCCCGGCCGCCACGGTGGGTGGACCGCGTGGCGTCAAGAGCTTGATCGCTCCGTTCGCCCGACAGCACATCACGGTGATGCCCACGGGAGGCATCGATGAGGACAACGTCGCCGCGTACCTGGCGCTGCCGATGGTCACTTGCGTCGGGGGATCGTGGTTGACGCCCACCCACCTCGTCGACGAGCACCGCTGGGATGCCATCACCGATCTGGCGACGCAGGCCTTCAAGGCGCTGCCATGA
- a CDS encoding ketose-bisphosphate aldolase, producing the protein MTLYPTTELLDVAARDGHGLGAFNVTMIEHAEALAAAAEESSAPVVLQISENAVRHHGALRPLLLATTAVGEAASVPVAIHLDHATDTTLIAEAIDIGVQSVMYDGSALPDDENRAATAEVVARCHSAGVGVEAELGEVGGKDGVHAPGARTDPHEAAAFVADTGVDALAVAIGTSHAMQTRDAQLDLQLCRRIADTVPVPLVLHGSSGVSDDDLAAAVGHGMVKINIATHLNSVFTSRVRAYLDDHPDAVDARKWVEPGRRAMADEAARLLRVLGAAGTAASFRPAEVTR; encoded by the coding sequence ATGACCTTGTACCCGACCACCGAACTGCTCGACGTCGCCGCGCGCGACGGTCATGGCCTCGGCGCGTTCAACGTGACCATGATCGAGCACGCCGAGGCGCTGGCCGCAGCGGCTGAGGAGTCATCGGCACCCGTGGTGCTCCAGATCAGCGAGAACGCCGTCCGCCACCACGGGGCTCTGCGACCACTGCTCCTCGCCACGACTGCCGTCGGCGAGGCCGCATCCGTGCCCGTCGCCATCCACCTCGATCACGCCACCGACACCACGCTGATCGCCGAGGCCATCGACATCGGCGTCCAGTCGGTGATGTACGACGGCTCGGCACTGCCCGATGACGAGAACCGCGCGGCGACGGCCGAGGTCGTGGCCCGCTGCCACTCCGCCGGCGTGGGCGTGGAGGCGGAGCTCGGCGAAGTGGGCGGGAAGGACGGCGTGCACGCCCCGGGCGCCAGGACCGATCCTCATGAAGCCGCCGCCTTCGTGGCCGACACGGGCGTCGACGCCCTCGCCGTCGCGATCGGAACCTCCCACGCCATGCAGACCCGGGACGCGCAGCTGGATCTGCAGCTGTGCCGACGGATCGCCGACACCGTACCGGTGCCCTTGGTCCTGCACGGGTCGTCCGGCGTGTCCGACGACGACCTGGCTGCAGCGGTCGGCCACGGCATGGTGAAGATCAACATCGCCACCCATCTCAACAGCGTCTTCACCTCACGCGTGCGGGCTTACCTGGACGACCACCCCGACGCAGTCGATGCACGGAAGTGGGTGGAACCGGGACGGCGTGCCATGGCCGACGAAGCTGCCCGCCTGCTGCGAGTGCTCGGCGCTGCCGGCACCGCCGCATCGTTCCGCCCCGCTGAGGTGACCCGGTGA
- a CDS encoding FGGY-family carbohydrate kinase, with protein MPEAITLGLDLGTGGCKAVAVDADGAALASAFAGYETTFPANGWHEQRPDDWWDAVRTCCTELSTRLDDGLAAVRAVGLSGQSLAPVLVDAQGQLARQTVPIWSDARATAQARRTMGELEEDAWYLRTGNGFPTELYTAFEIAWLAEHEPDVLDATTVVLGSKDWVNLRMTGRVATDRSYASGSGVYDLAARRYDHELVAAIGVPERLLPEIVDPTHVLGAVTADAASELGLPREAVVVAGGVDNACMALGAGLLADGDAYIALGSSNWITLATREPVLDPTTRPFVFDHVVPGLYISALSTFGGGSSLAWLADVLHQDVAELLRAAEDVPPGSAGLLCLPTLAGGTVLEGGSHVRGAFVGLDLAHGAGHLTRAVVEGIALALGRAAEALTRHTELPPALPTVGGGARSTLLLQALADVLDRTIVRRQGDAESAAIGAAALAAVGAGLKPDLGAAVAPAVTTGETAPTDEGRELHRELAARHARVQSAIAALHAPTQDA; from the coding sequence GGCGGTTGCAAGGCCGTCGCCGTCGATGCCGACGGGGCGGCACTCGCCAGCGCGTTCGCGGGATACGAGACGACCTTCCCCGCCAACGGTTGGCACGAGCAGCGACCGGACGACTGGTGGGACGCCGTCCGCACGTGCTGTACGGAGCTGTCCACCCGACTGGACGACGGGCTCGCAGCCGTCCGCGCAGTCGGACTCTCGGGCCAGAGCCTCGCGCCTGTGCTCGTCGACGCACAGGGTCAACTCGCTCGTCAGACGGTCCCCATCTGGTCCGACGCTCGCGCCACCGCACAGGCGCGGCGCACTATGGGCGAACTGGAAGAGGATGCCTGGTACCTCCGCACCGGCAACGGCTTCCCCACGGAGCTCTACACGGCCTTCGAGATCGCGTGGCTGGCCGAGCACGAACCAGACGTCCTGGATGCAACCACCGTCGTCCTCGGCAGCAAGGACTGGGTCAACCTGCGGATGACCGGTCGCGTCGCCACCGATCGCTCCTATGCGTCCGGGTCTGGCGTGTACGACCTGGCCGCCCGGCGGTACGACCACGAGCTAGTGGCAGCGATCGGCGTCCCCGAACGTCTGCTCCCCGAGATCGTCGACCCGACGCACGTGCTGGGTGCGGTGACCGCAGACGCGGCCTCGGAGCTGGGACTTCCCCGGGAGGCCGTGGTGGTCGCCGGGGGTGTCGACAACGCCTGCATGGCACTGGGCGCCGGACTCCTGGCAGATGGGGACGCCTACATCGCTCTGGGGTCCTCCAACTGGATCACACTGGCCACCAGGGAACCGGTGCTCGACCCCACGACCCGTCCGTTCGTCTTCGACCACGTGGTCCCGGGTCTGTACATCTCAGCGCTCTCCACCTTCGGTGGGGGATCCAGCCTCGCCTGGCTGGCGGACGTGCTCCATCAGGACGTCGCCGAGCTGCTGCGGGCCGCGGAGGACGTCCCCCCAGGGTCTGCTGGGTTGCTCTGTCTGCCGACGCTGGCCGGCGGTACCGTCCTGGAGGGAGGATCCCACGTGAGGGGCGCCTTCGTCGGCCTCGACCTGGCACACGGAGCCGGCCACCTGACCCGTGCAGTCGTGGAGGGGATCGCCCTCGCACTCGGCCGGGCCGCCGAAGCGCTCACCCGCCACACCGAGCTGCCGCCTGCACTCCCCACTGTCGGGGGCGGGGCCCGGAGCACGCTGCTGCTCCAGGCACTGGCTGACGTGCTGGACCGGACGATCGTGCGACGACAGGGCGACGCCGAATCCGCAGCCATCGGCGCAGCAGCACTCGCCGCGGTCGGTGCCGGTTTGAAGCCGGACCTCGGCGCGGCGGTCGCCCCAGCCGTGACCACCGGCGAGACCGCACCCACCGACGAGGGTCGAGAGCTGCACCGCGAGCTGGCCGCTCGACATGCGCGGGTGCAGTCCGCCATCGCGGCACTCCACGCGCCGACGCAGGACGCCTGA